In one Pseudomonas sp. R84 genomic region, the following are encoded:
- a CDS encoding endonuclease/exonuclease/phosphatase family protein codes for MTRLLRYTLLFVVLAVVLIGTLIFSLTWRPDARETLPVSCTGTPPTLVPGQALKVMTWNVQYLAGKRYVFWNDLAQGTDEAPTLEDMAFSLDEVARVIRDEQPDVVLLQELDDGAKASDYQNQLKLLQERVADLYPCSASAFDWKADFVPDRHIFGSVGRQLATLSRYRIEHAERLQLPVAAANFISRQFQPKDALLATKLPLSDGGQLTVFNTHLERASQPDDTLQAQVSAVAKMLDKYESQGLPWLIGGDFNLLPLGQYRRLPAEQRTPYSADSELHLLWDKYPMIPTNNEASGIDRAQWLTHYPNDPGLNGPDRTVDYLFYSPKMKRVEARVRQDDTLRISDHLPVIARFLLPATP; via the coding sequence ATGACCCGTCTACTGCGCTACACCCTGTTGTTTGTTGTGCTGGCCGTCGTGTTGATCGGCACGCTGATCTTCAGCCTGACATGGCGTCCCGACGCCCGCGAAACCCTGCCGGTCAGTTGCACGGGAACGCCACCGACGCTGGTGCCGGGCCAGGCGCTGAAAGTCATGACCTGGAACGTGCAGTACCTCGCAGGCAAGCGTTACGTGTTCTGGAATGATCTGGCCCAGGGCACAGATGAAGCGCCGACACTGGAAGACATGGCTTTCAGCCTCGACGAAGTGGCGCGGGTGATCCGCGACGAGCAGCCCGATGTAGTGCTGTTGCAGGAGCTCGATGACGGCGCCAAGGCCAGCGACTATCAGAACCAGCTCAAGCTGTTGCAGGAACGCGTTGCCGACCTATACCCGTGCAGTGCCAGCGCGTTTGACTGGAAAGCCGATTTCGTCCCTGATCGACACATTTTCGGCAGCGTCGGCCGGCAACTGGCAACCCTGAGCCGCTATCGCATCGAGCACGCCGAGCGCTTGCAATTGCCGGTTGCTGCGGCCAATTTCATCAGCCGTCAGTTCCAGCCGAAAGACGCCCTGCTCGCGACCAAACTGCCACTGAGCGACGGCGGGCAACTGACCGTGTTCAACACGCACCTGGAGCGTGCCAGCCAGCCCGATGACACGTTGCAGGCGCAGGTGAGCGCCGTGGCCAAAATGCTCGACAAGTACGAAAGTCAGGGCCTGCCGTGGTTGATCGGCGGCGACTTCAACCTGTTGCCGCTGGGTCAATACCGTCGTTTGCCCGCCGAGCAGCGCACGCCCTACTCCGCCGACAGCGAACTGCATCTGCTGTGGGACAAGTACCCGATGATCCCGACCAACAACGAAGCCAGCGGCATCGATCGTGCGCAGTGGCTGACCCACTACCCCAACGATCCTGGCCTGAACGGCCCGGATCGTACAGTCGACTATCTGTTTTACAGCCCGAAGATGAAACGGGTGGAAGCGAGGGTGCGTCAGGACGATACGTTGCGCATCTCCGATCATCTGCCGGTGATCGCGCGCTTCCTGCTGCCGGCGACGCCCTAG
- the hrpB gene encoding ATP-dependent helicase HrpB — protein MNSLPIDEVLPALREALATRHEAVLEAPPGAGKTTRVPLALLDEAWLAGQTILMLEPRRLAARAAAERLASELGEKVGETVGYRIRLDSKVGPNTRIEVVTEGILTRRLQDDPALEGVGLLIFDEFHERSLDADLALALSLNGRELFRAEQPLKILLMSATLEGERLAGLLDDAPILRSEGRMYPVTMRWGRPFQPGEYIDQRVTQTVLEALHDESGSLLVFLPGQAEIRRVHQQLADAIGERSDVLLCPLHGELDLNAQRAAIDPAPPGQRKVVLATNIAETSLTINGVRVVIDAGLARVPRFDPGSGMTRLDTQRISKASATQRAGRAGRLEPGVCYRLWSQDQHEQLAAYGSAEILSADLASLALQLGRWGVTPGELVWLDVPPAAAYAQAQDLLQRLGALEGEALTTHGQAMAELPAHPRIGHLLLRGQALGLANMACDVAALLGERDIVRGAGADLHSRLVLLSGEERAARGAQGGVQRAKQLARQYRGYLRGKASEPVSDPDHPRWLGALLALAYPDRVAQQRRAGGAEYRLANGRAALFAEADSLMKEPWIVIADLGSRQGQREERIYLAADFDPALFDSVLAEQVRNVDQLDWDEREGVLRAERQRKVGELILSREPLTGLDENARSRALVNLVRRKGLELLPWTPELRQWQARVALLRQLDLNSQDESQWPDVSDATLLNTLEDWLMPYLGKVSRLSHFANLDLSSIVRNLLPWPLPQKLDELAPHHLSVPSGSSIRLDYSESPPILAVRLQELFGLADTPRIAGGRQVVKLHLLSPARRPVQVTQDLANFWRSTYAEVKKDLKGRYPKHYWPDDPLVAEATARAKPRGT, from the coding sequence ATGAATTCTTTGCCAATCGATGAAGTTTTACCCGCCCTGCGTGAAGCCCTAGCGACACGCCACGAAGCTGTGCTCGAAGCACCGCCCGGCGCTGGTAAAACTACCCGCGTGCCGCTGGCCTTGCTCGATGAGGCGTGGCTGGCCGGGCAGACCATTCTGATGCTCGAACCGCGCCGTCTGGCCGCGCGCGCAGCGGCGGAACGTCTGGCCAGTGAGTTGGGCGAGAAGGTCGGTGAAACCGTTGGTTATCGCATTCGTCTTGACAGCAAGGTCGGCCCCAACACACGCATCGAAGTAGTCACCGAAGGCATTCTCACCCGGCGTCTGCAGGATGACCCGGCGCTGGAAGGCGTGGGCTTGCTGATCTTCGACGAATTTCACGAACGCAGTCTCGACGCCGATCTGGCGTTGGCCTTAAGTCTGAACGGTCGCGAGCTGTTCCGGGCTGAACAACCGCTGAAGATTCTGCTGATGTCGGCCACGCTCGAAGGTGAACGTCTGGCCGGGTTGCTGGACGACGCGCCGATCCTGCGCAGCGAAGGCCGCATGTATCCGGTGACGATGCGCTGGGGCCGTCCGTTTCAGCCCGGCGAATACATCGATCAGCGTGTAACGCAAACCGTGCTCGAAGCGCTGCACGATGAAAGCGGCAGCCTGTTGGTGTTTCTGCCGGGGCAGGCGGAAATTCGTCGTGTGCATCAACAATTGGCCGACGCGATCGGTGAGCGCAGCGACGTGTTGCTGTGCCCGTTGCACGGTGAACTCGATCTCAATGCCCAGCGTGCTGCAATTGATCCGGCGCCGCCCGGCCAGCGCAAAGTGGTGTTGGCGACCAACATCGCCGAGACCAGTCTGACCATCAACGGCGTGCGTGTGGTGATCGATGCCGGGCTGGCGCGGGTGCCGCGTTTTGACCCGGGCAGCGGCATGACGCGTCTTGATACCCAGCGGATTTCCAAGGCCAGCGCCACCCAGCGTGCAGGCCGCGCCGGGCGATTGGAGCCGGGGGTTTGCTATCGCTTGTGGTCGCAGGATCAGCACGAGCAATTGGCGGCGTATGGCAGTGCGGAAATTCTCTCGGCGGATCTCGCCAGCCTCGCCCTGCAACTCGGACGTTGGGGCGTCACGCCGGGCGAACTGGTCTGGCTCGATGTTCCGCCAGCGGCGGCTTATGCCCAGGCGCAGGATTTGCTGCAACGGCTGGGTGCGCTGGAAGGTGAGGCGCTGACCACTCATGGTCAGGCCATGGCTGAGTTGCCTGCGCATCCGCGCATCGGCCATTTGCTGTTGCGCGGACAGGCGTTGGGTTTGGCCAACATGGCCTGCGACGTCGCCGCATTGCTTGGTGAGCGCGATATCGTGCGCGGTGCTGGGGCGGATTTGCACAGTCGGCTTGTGCTGCTTTCTGGCGAAGAGCGTGCCGCCCGTGGTGCGCAGGGCGGGGTGCAGCGCGCTAAGCAACTGGCGCGGCAATATCGCGGTTACCTGCGTGGCAAGGCGAGCGAGCCGGTCAGCGATCCTGATCATCCGCGCTGGCTCGGTGCGTTGCTGGCGCTGGCCTATCCCGATCGCGTCGCGCAACAGCGGCGTGCCGGTGGCGCTGAGTATCGTCTGGCCAACGGTCGCGCGGCATTGTTCGCTGAGGCGGACAGCCTGATGAAAGAGCCGTGGATCGTCATCGCCGACCTCGGCAGCCGTCAGGGCCAGCGCGAAGAACGGATTTATCTGGCAGCGGATTTCGATCCGGCGCTGTTCGATTCCGTGCTCGCCGAACAGGTGCGCAATGTCGATCAACTCGATTGGGATGAACGCGAAGGCGTGCTGCGCGCCGAGCGTCAGCGCAAAGTAGGCGAGCTGATTCTCAGCCGCGAACCGCTGACCGGTCTCGACGAAAATGCGCGCAGTCGGGCGCTGGTCAATCTGGTGCGGCGCAAAGGTCTGGAGCTGCTGCCGTGGACGCCGGAATTGCGTCAGTGGCAGGCGCGGGTGGCGCTGTTGCGACAGCTTGATCTGAATTCGCAGGATGAAAGTCAGTGGCCGGATGTCAGCGATGCAACGTTGCTCAACACCCTCGAAGACTGGCTGATGCCCTATCTGGGCAAGGTTTCGCGGCTCAGCCATTTTGCCAATCTGGATCTGTCGAGCATCGTCCGTAATCTGCTGCCGTGGCCGTTGCCGCAAAAGCTCGATGAGCTGGCGCCACATCATCTGAGCGTGCCGTCGGGGTCGTCGATTCGACTCGATTACAGCGAGTCTCCACCGATTCTCGCGGTGCGCTTGCAAGAACTGTTCGGGCTGGCGGACACGCCACGAATTGCCGGTGGGCGCCAGGTGGTCAAATTGCATCTGCTATCGCCAGCGCGGCGGCCGGTGCAGGTGACGCAGGATCTGGCCAACTTCTGGCGCAGCACCTATGCCGAGGTGAAGAAGGATTTGAAGGGGCGGTACCCGAAGCATTACTGGCCGGATGATCCGCTGGTGGCCGAAGCCACCGCACGGGCCAAACCGCGCGGTACCTGA
- a CDS encoding polyribonucleotide nucleotidyltransferase, translated as MRLPFRLIGGALVATLLTQITACGSIFYPDRRGQIDGKIDPAIAVLDAVGLLFYVIPGLIAFAVDFATGAIYFEPGHTAQIDPAKLKQAIGPDGQVDNHKLQAILESELGRDFPLDDPRLIQHKGSTQQLAMFGLQPAA; from the coding sequence ATGCGCTTACCTTTTCGCCTGATCGGCGGTGCACTGGTCGCCACCCTGCTCACGCAAATCACCGCGTGCGGTTCGATTTTCTACCCGGACCGTCGCGGTCAGATCGACGGCAAGATCGACCCGGCGATTGCCGTGCTCGATGCTGTGGGCCTGCTTTTCTATGTCATCCCCGGCCTGATCGCGTTCGCCGTCGACTTTGCCACCGGCGCGATCTACTTCGAACCGGGCCACACCGCGCAGATCGACCCGGCCAAACTCAAGCAAGCCATCGGCCCGGACGGTCAGGTCGATAATCACAAGCTGCAGGCTATTCTCGAAAGTGAACTTGGGCGGGACTTTCCTCTGGATGACCCGCGCCTGATTCAACACAAAGGCAGCACTCAACAACTGGCGATGTTCGGCCTGCAACCCGCCGCTTAA
- a CDS encoding cation diffusion facilitator family transporter — translation MTSSPEHARLLRLATRASVAVACTLIVAKAIAWWLSGSVSMLAGLTDSALDGVTSMLNLLAVHYALRPADDDHRYGHGKAESLAGMAQALFIGGSAVLIAFQAFERLKTPEPIGAPWLSIGVIVFSLLLTAALLVLQHRVIKQTGSNAVRADSLHYRSDMLLNGSILLALILAGFGFEQLDAWFGLGIAAYILWSAVQIARESFSVLMDEELPADVSQHMLELACGVPGVLGAHDLRTRISGNHWFVQLHLELPGELTLSVAHGISDQAADAIHKAYPRAEVLVHADPIKAATSREPQASSL, via the coding sequence ATGACATCCAGCCCCGAACACGCTCGCCTGCTACGTCTGGCGACCCGCGCCTCGGTGGCGGTCGCGTGCACGCTGATCGTTGCCAAAGCCATCGCCTGGTGGCTGAGCGGTTCGGTGAGCATGCTCGCCGGCCTCACCGACTCGGCGCTGGATGGCGTCACTTCGATGCTCAATCTGCTGGCGGTGCATTACGCGCTGCGCCCCGCCGATGACGATCACCGTTATGGCCACGGCAAGGCGGAATCGCTGGCGGGGATGGCGCAGGCGTTGTTCATTGGCGGCAGTGCGGTGTTGATCGCGTTTCAGGCGTTCGAACGGTTGAAGACGCCAGAGCCGATCGGCGCACCGTGGCTGAGCATCGGTGTGATTGTGTTTTCGTTGCTGCTGACGGCGGCGCTGCTGGTGTTGCAGCATCGGGTGATCAAGCAGACCGGCTCCAACGCCGTGCGCGCGGACTCGCTGCACTATCGCTCGGACATGCTGCTCAACGGCAGCATTCTGCTTGCGCTGATCCTCGCCGGGTTTGGTTTTGAGCAACTGGATGCGTGGTTCGGTCTGGGCATTGCTGCGTACATTTTGTGGAGCGCAGTCCAGATCGCCCGGGAAAGCTTTTCAGTGTTGATGGATGAAGAGCTGCCGGCGGATGTCAGTCAGCACATGCTTGAACTGGCCTGCGGTGTGCCGGGCGTGTTGGGCGCGCATGACTTGCGCACACGGATCTCCGGCAACCACTGGTTCGTGCAATTGCACCTGGAATTGCCGGGGGAATTGACCTTGTCAGTGGCGCACGGCATCAGTGATCAAGCTGCCGATGCCATTCACAAGGCCTACCCGCGAGCCGAAGTGCTGGTGCACGCCGACCCGATAAAAGCAGCTACAAGCCGCGAGCCGCAAGCTTCAAGCTTGTAG